Proteins from a genomic interval of Scophthalmus maximus strain ysfricsl-2021 chromosome 22, ASM2237912v1, whole genome shotgun sequence:
- the ndufs5 gene encoding NADH dehydrogenase [ubiquinone] iron-sulfur protein 5 gives MPFVDIQSRLGISIDHWLLVQSTKQPYKRASRCHAFEKEWIECSHGIGLTRAKKECQVEFEDFYECMHRHKTHERLSAIRQQRDKMVKAGTYTPPPCHSATQEQTP, from the exons ATGCCGTTCGTGGACATCCAGTCGCGGCTCGGCATCAGCATTGACCACTGGCTTCTGGTGCAGAGCACCAAGCAGCCGTACAAGCGGGCGTCTCGCTGCCACGCCTTCGAGAAGGAGTGGATCGAGTGTTCCCACGGCATCGGGCTGACGCGCGCCAAGAAGGAGTGCCAGGTGGAGTTCGAGGACTTCTACGAGTGCATGCACCGGCATAAGACG CACGAGAGGCTGTCCGCGATCCGTCAGCAGCGCGACAAGATGGTGAAGGCGGGAACCTACACGCCGCCGCCCTGCCACTCGGCCACACAGGAGCAGACGCCCTGA